Genomic DNA from Ictidomys tridecemlineatus isolate mIctTri1 chromosome 6, mIctTri1.hap1, whole genome shotgun sequence:
AAAGAGCCTAGACTTTCCTCTCCTGAATACAATGGCTAGAGAAACTAGCCCAACCCAACTGGCTAGTAATTTTTCTCTTCTGGACTTGTCCCCCCAGGAgaataacagcaaaaaaaaaaaaaaaaaaagaaaaagaaaacctaagtGCAGACCAGGCCCTTAAACACAAAACCTGTCAGCATCTGgacttggacttcccagtctccaaaactctgaaaTAATTTGTTTACAAAATTAGTAAAGTCTGTATTATTTTGTTACAGTAGGAGAAAGACAAATGTTTTTACACTATTGTTGAAAGCGATTCAGAACTAGTAACACCCAAAGAACAgggtactattttttttaaggaagttggCTTCAAAGGTAAATTCATAATCCTTAAATCAAGCTATTTACAATTATAACCAATCAACTTTTCCTAAGCTTAACTGTAATCACACAGTTttcctttcacttattttgtGTATCTTTCTTCAAGGTAATTTAGAGACCAAGCAACCAAATTTCATAAATAATCTTTGGCCATTTCTTAATCAATTGAGTATATATTTGATGTACCACCATAAGTCATTTCACATTATTCtgcaataaaaatactaaatttgaATGGCAGAGAAACAACACTGGGACACAATTACATACACACTTctgctcaattaaaaaaaatcatttttgtagTCTAcgggtctttaatttttttttttttacatttattatgcCATGAATTCATAGGGAATAGGTTCCAGCAGTTCAGGCTCCTTTCCATTTGTTCTCACAAAATGTGCTTCTCTGGGTGGGGCAGGCTATtgaaggggaaaagagaaaataaactttaaatatacATTCAATTCTTAAACTCCAATAAAAAATATCTGAGCAAGTTTTAATAGTTCCCCAAGATTAAAACCAGTAAACCCTGCCAAGACAAGCTCTCACCTGGCGCTTCAGCTGAACCCAGGTACCTTTCTCTTtggcttccttctttttctgatcATTTTCCTTCACACGTTTCAGGAAGCTGTCTCGGCTCTTAGAGTGCTTAATATGCTCAATACGCACATTAATTCTCTTGGCAAGAATCTTGCCCCTGGTGAGAGCAGAAATTCTGATAAGTGTTTCATCTAAACACAACAGCAGTGCAGAAAATGGTTTTGACAATTCCACTTATTAGATAAATCATGAATCTTTTACTCCGAATAAACCAACAAGGTTATGATGGCTTGATTAGTTTTTCAATTATTGATCTACTTGGAAGAGGCCTTGAAGTAAAcaatccttttgttttcttttattagtacattaaaGTTATATGTATTGAATTTCGATTTACTCCAATCAGTCCCAGGTGCCCTGCTCATTTTCTACCCCACTTCCCTCACCTTATTCTCCTGCCTTTACTGGTATTCGTTTTCCTCTAACCACCCCTACTTTGAAGCTGTTGTGATGAAGTGACAGCCTCTGAACCACTAGTTGAACCAAAATCAAATCActagtataatttaaaacttaataaacttCTTATGTTATAAAACTAGAACTGCTTCATACCAGATTGTGTAGGACCTTCCAGGAAATCTATTTCAATTTGTTTCCTCTGACAGGTTACATGACAGACACTCAGTCTGCCTGAGTTTTAAGAGGATAGTTCCTTTGCCCCTCTTGAATGACCAATAAAGACATAAGTCCAATTGGCAAAGTGAAAGGGGTGGGGGTATATGAATATGACTTAATCACAAAGAACTATACCATTCATTACTTACTTAACTTGCTTATTCACAACAATGCCAACAGCATGCTGGGTAACATTGTAGACTCTCCCAGTTTTGCCATGATAACATTTGTGGGGCATTCCTTTTTGAACAGTACCCATTCCCTGGATAAGATAGGAGACAAATGTTATTCCAGCCAACTCCTCCTTACtcttaaactttaattttttactgaAGTAAATAAGATGTcgtaaaatttcctttaaatggCATCTTGAGCTTTCAGAGCCGGTGAAATGTGTTTTTCACATTGCTTCAAGCAATCAAAAAGACAATCATCATTAAGCTCAAGAGCCAGAACATATTTAAATACTGATCACAAAAGAATACAGTTCTCACTGGAGTTTCCATAAAAACAATAATctccattttaataaattttatactaAGGCATTCCTTTTCACTTAGATATAAACATTCAGTCcagggttggggttatagctcaattggtagagctcttgccttgcacatgtgaggcactgggtccgatctaatcccctcagcaccacataaaaataaaggtactgtgttcatctactacaaaatacttaaatactaaaaaaaaaaaaaaaaaaaaaaaaccacaaaaccaacaacaacaaaaaacagtctGGCCAGGCACcgtgccacacacctgtaatcccagcagctcagaaggatcccaagttcaaagccagcctcagcaaaaagcgaggcaccaagcaactaagtgccactgagttcaatccccaatacctcccCCCCCAAACCCTGTTCTTTACTCTTATGAACTCAAGCAGATTTCCTCCCATAAAATTTAGAGCAAAAGGATCCAATAGATGTAATACTGGTACCTAAAACCCAGCACTACATTAATTCCAACTTTTCTAACATCTATAGTGTTATTcctcaattttataatttaccttGATGTCTACAATATCACCCTTCTTGTAGATTCGCATATATGTGGCCAAAGGAACAACTCCTGCAAAAAAATTTCAGTAGTCAGTCTCAAGACaagtctaaaataaaaatatcatactatttttgaaaatttctcctGAAAGCAAAAAAATTAGTCTACTACAACCTTCTCTCCAAAGTTTTAATCCTGCATATTTAGTTATGAAACTACATAAAattcatactttttatttatctattacaaaatatgccatattttaaaaatatgctatttaTGAACCACAACAAATACTAACAAAAATCCAAATGTATAAGCTTGGCTTCAAGTAAACAAACTTACCATGTTTTCTAAAAGGCCTGGAGAACATATATCGGgttcctctcctctttccctttgtGTTCGTCATTTTGGCAAATTACTAAAAGAAGAAAGCATAAAATTAGTCAGATTTTGAAAATTAGCATTTCCCCTTTACCAACAAAAATCCTATAATTTCAAATTAGGGAACAGTCTAAAGAAAATCAGATGAACAATCACTACTTTTTCCCAACAgtttataaaaacattaaaaggtcTTGTACCTCCCTTTATCTGTACAATCCATGCTAGAACGAATGCCAAGAGCATTGGAAATTATTGTCTAAAGGATAATTTATTGGAGAACCCAATAAAACTCAACCATACATTTTTATACAGTAGATAAGATCCTTTTTCTCgtccctctttttaaaaacacttttataaTTAATTGAAGTAGTGTTTACAGAGCACTAAGCAATTCTTAGAACAAGTACAGCATAACTGAACTGAAAGCTAATTTACCATCTAAAAATTCACCTATAAACATTCAGATTTGAACCTTTCCTGGGCTCCCTCAAGGGCCAAAACACATTTTTGATCACTGGGCCATCCAGGGCAATAACCCCTACCCACAAGGCCAATTATAAAGGAAGACTTAAATTTGTTGACAGCAGTCTAAGAATATATCAGTCTCTTAATATACACTCTTTAATCCTAAACAACTGTCAAAGcacctttttttaataaaaattgtgtgGCAGAGCCAAAAATGTCTCATCTAACTTGCCAAACTACTGTTTTAATAGATGCATCCTTCAATTTTTACAAAAAGGCAACTAAGCAATTGTTAATCAGTAAGTTCTTCTCCTCTAAACTCATTTTCCTGGCATCTATTTTATGCCTAGACCTAACACACACAAAATTGAATCAGTTTTCCAAAACGATACCTTACCCATGCAAACCAATGATGCCTGAAATCTACAATGGTATCAAATTTGCCAACTAGGATCGCTATGTGGGGTGAAGCCAGCAGTTTGTtaagtaattattaaaaattcaccCCTAAACTCCTAAAACGGACATATTGCTGTTCTGGAATGCCTTCACTCAACACACATCTTCCCCTCTTGATATATGAGCACTGGTAAGGCAACCTTAACATATTCCCTTCATCCACTCGCAATCCCGAGCCAAAACTAAAAGCAATAGGCTATCAATTCACGCACAATCCAAGAGTGATCTGAGGCTCGTTAACGAGATTTGACTCGGCGGGCAGCCACTTCGTTATCCAACCACGAAGCCAGAAATTCAGACATTTAGGCTCACTTGTTTTAACCCAAGACTTGTTTTAAACCCGTTCTTAAGACCCGGAAGTGCCTACCCGTCCACATTACATTGAAAGGAGTTAGAAAAGCATCAGGCCACGCGGCCCCGCACAGCCTACGAGGGCCCAGGACTCCGCGACCGAAGTCACAGAGATATGAAAGGCTGAATCCTTGCCACATTAACTCACTTCGTCCCCAATGAGTCTGCTTCGTCTTCCTAACCGTAGCAGCTCAGGGCCACGGCACCGCAGGTCGGGTCCTCACCCCACTGCCCAGGCCCTAACACGGAGCATGCTGCTCCCGTTCTGGGAGGACACAGACCCAACCACCCAGGACAGTGGGCCCCAGATTGGGAAAACAGACTCTCTAGTATCCCAGTGCATTTCATCTGAGGCTGCAGAGTCACAATTCGAGCCTAAGGAACGCAGGGCCCTGGGAGCCACGCGCAGTCCCTACCTGAAAGATGGCGGTTCCGGCCGAAAAGAAGGAGGCGGTGTCGCTGCGCGCGCAACACAAGGGCCTGCGGGCTGCCCGCGGCGCTGCCTGAAGAAAAAGCCAGCCGACAGAGGCTCTTCTAGGGAAGCGAATTGGCCCTGAGAACAAGGAGACTATGTGGGAATATTTTCTCCTTACACAAACAAGAGGCATTCAGTTAACACAAGCTGACACTTGTGTCGCGTTAGGCAGCCCGGAAAGGGGCCTTCAAGGGCGTCAAACAAGTCGCGTCGTCCCGAGCGTGCGGACGTCCGTCGCCGCGTCACGCTTACGTCGGAAGGGAGCTGTGTGTCAGAATCTCCTGGGCTAGGCTGTGTCGAGATTAGCGGCGTCAGAACCTTATAAAGTGCTAGTAGTTGATGTTGGTTTTTTGCTGAAATGATTACGTGGACCCAAAACCCATTTTATAGTGAAGCAAAAATATTACCTGGGCGGGCGCGGTGGCGTacggctgtaatcccagcgtctggggaggctgaggcaggaggatcgtgagtccgatgacaacctcagcaatttagtgagatcctgtatcaaaataagaaagaaaaagaactggggatgtagcttagtggtaaaccGACTCTGGGTCCAATCGtagtacttaaaaacaaaaagctacCTGGTTTATAAGTAAGTCTTTTCTAGAGTTGTTACTCCCTCTACATGTCTGAACGCACCTGCTGGTAGGTTAGAACCACTCTGAAAGCAATTATGCAAAATCTGTTAAAATTGAAGATTTTACAATTCTAAACCCTAGAATTCTACTCCTAAGTGTATGACTTATAGAAATTTTGATAGGTGGACAAAAGTGTAGTAACTATAGTGTGGATAGAAGCGAGAAATGCAGAACATCTATCAAAGAATGAATACACTGGATCGCTAACAAGATGGAATGTTATATGCTAGTAAAAAAAGACTGAACTCTGAAACATGATGAGGCAAAAGAGGAAGCTGTAGAAATAAATAGTATGTCAACTTAATTTCAACAGTACTATATATTGCTTAGGGTAATAAAAAAtgcaaggaaatgaaaatcaagttTAGAAAAGTGGTCATATAGGGAGGGAACTACCAAAGGAGGCTGTAACAGTTTTGACCATAAAGCTGGGTTTTGGGTCAATGGGTGATTACCGTTTTCTTAATTAAACCTTATTAAAGTATGTATTATCATATTCTTATGGTTGTTTTAGATATGtaacaaaaaactgaaaatataatccAGAGAATTGCCATGTGCCCTGCATCCAGTTTCCCCTTTTAGTAATATCTGGCATTATTATAGTACATTTGTTGGAATTAATAAACCAGTACTGAACACTGTTTTTAACTGAAGTTCATAATTTATATTGTCTTAGGTTTTTAACCTaatattctcttttgtttctgTATAGTTATGTCTCCTTTTGTACCTTTGGCTGTGGAAGTTCCTCAGACTTTCCTCATTTTTAATGACTTAAGACAGTTTTGAGAACTACTGGCTAGTATTTTTATGGTATGCCCAATATTGGAATTTGCTGTTTTTCTCATGGTTTTATGTATGATGTTTAGGATGCATTTGTTAAAAAATGAGCCAAATAACATAAAAACCTTATCCGATTGAATataaataatatcccattgtttttgaaattttcatttctttaactcGTTCTCCTGATGCTTCTGaattgtttctaaaaaaaaactgCATCAGCTCCAAACTTGTccatcaaacttttaaaaaaagtcatgaaattaTTGGTTTTGAACATCAAAATGTagctgggggatatagctcagtgatagagcacatgtgaggccctggggccAATCTTTAGCAcagccaaaagagaaaaaaaaggccaATTTCAGCAGTGTCATATGACTAAACCTAAAAATTAACATTATCATCTCTTTCCCATCTcccattctgttttctatttaatttgaCTTTCCCTCCAGTCACTACAAAAACTGCTCTTATCAAAGCAACAACAGTCTCTGTGTTGCCCCTTACATTTCTTGTTCTTATCTGTCTTGATTGCTCAGAAACATTGGACTCTATTGAGCACTTCTTGCTTCTTGAAACACTGCCCTTTCTGACCTCTCTAgtctatttttactgtttttccttctctctttccttttgtgtGTTGGAACTAAATCCCCTGCTCTTCTCTTTCTGCATTATCTTCCTAGGtaattctgttttctcccataatttaaaatttcttctctatgCTGCTTATtaccaaatttatttctttaatttgggCATCTCCTCAACACTTAAGTTTAGTGACATCTATTCTTGGATAACACTTATCATTTAAAAGTTAACATATCCAAAATAAAACTTCCTATTCCTACCCCAAGTCTGTTTTTGCTCCAATATTTTCCATGTCAGTAAAAGATATAAACtagaaaccttgttttcatttttaaattgtccCTTATCAACTCCAAATTGAATCCATCAGCAAGTTTTGTTCCAGTACCACCTGTAAAATATACCAGCAGTTGGCCTACCTCTTTGCATCTCTTGTCAATACCACCACTGGTATTTCATTCTGAACCACAGCAGTATGCATTTATGGTCACACTTTTCTCTCGTCCTAGTTTTAGTCATTGTCTATACA
This window encodes:
- the Rpl21 gene encoding large ribosomal subunit protein eL21, yielding MTNTKGKRRGTRYMFSRPFRKHGVVPLATYMRIYKKGDIVDIKGMGTVQKGMPHKCYHGKTGRVYNVTQHAVGIVVNKQVKGKILAKRINVRIEHIKHSKSRDSFLKRVKENDQKKKEAKEKGTWVQLKRQPAPPREAHFVRTNGKEPELLEPIPYEFMA